Part of the Chitinophagaceae bacterium genome, CCTTTTATTCCTGTAAAAAAAGTAAAAGATTCGTTAATCTCTTTAGTGCCACCATAGAAAAGCTGCCATTCGTTAAAAACTCTTTGTTCAAAATTTCCCGGTCCTATAAATGCGGTTTTATCCTCAAAACTTTTGTTCCCATACAAAGCCAAGTTTACTGCATCTTCAGAGAAAACACCTCTAAAATCCTGTACATTTTTAAAACCAATTCCTAAAATACTTTTATCAAACAAAAATGATTTTTGAGGTTGATAGAAATAAGTCGCTCCAAAATTCCAGTTTAACTTAAAAGGATTACTTTCCTTCAAATCATTTGCTGTCACAGACTTTTCATCTTCATCCAGAAATCTGTTAAAAAGAATACTATAATTTATATTGTGTTTTAAAGCATTGGAAAAGCTATGATAATCGCCATGAAGGACTATGGTATGTTTTTTATCAAACACATTTTCATTATGAAAATCGGGCATTTCCATAAACTCGGATTTCAGAAAATTCCCTCCCTGTAAAGACAGATTTAAAGCAAAAAGTATTATAAAAAGTATTAAACGCATTGAATTTTCCGGCTGCTAAGTTTTTAAAATAAAGACCCTGAATTGTATTTAAAATCCGCTGTCAGCTTGACTTTTAGTTTATTGTTATCATAAAGTCGAACAAAATTATCATTGCAAAAAGTAGAAACCGGCGTATTCAAAGTAGCGATAACAACTGCTTTTTCAACATTCTTCCAAATTTCTATATCCTCTTTACTCAAAGGTGCAGATAGCAAAGAACGCTTTGATTCTTCCGTTTTGCAATCCGGGCCGGGTTCAGCTCCAATTGCCTGCATCCCTTTAAAATATTCTTTAAGTACATCTCCGTTTTCATTTAAAAAAGCAACTGTTATACTGAAATCCAGCGGAAAACTGTTATCCGTTATTAAATGTAACTTGCCGGTTTCCAAACCTCTTAGCTCACGTGCAATTTCCTCCGGGTTAAAATCAATTGTATCAATCAGCATTAGAGATTCCAATTTAATAGCAAGCGGGATTTCCAAATCCATAAATACTTTTAACTCACTATTCAAATAAGCGAAATCCTGATAATTAAATAAATTCATGGAAGGATTAATCAACACATCAAAATCATATTCAATAGTTTGCGGAAGAGTTTGTAAAAAGAGATTCAGATTAGAGTTTTGCTCATCGAGATTCAAATTCGACTTTCCAACAATAAACGGATTATCAAGTGCCCTGCTTATGCTAAGTCCTTGCTGCAATTGAGCTGAACTTAACTCTACCTGTTGTCCGCGACCAATAGCTTTTAATTTATTCACAATTACTTCTCCCTCAATACCAAAACCATTTTCTACTCTAAGATTTATAGCCGCAGCTTCTAAAAATAATTTTCCGGATTTAACTATATCAAAGACTTCTGTATCCAACACTTCTAAATCGCTGCTGATGGTATCACTGCCTAAGTATCCTTTTACATATTCCGGAACTATATTTTGAATTTTATAGGTAATTCTCAGACTGTCAGTAGGCTGTATAATACCGATTGGGCTTTGAGCTCTTATTTTTCCTTTTAAAATTTGTTGAAAAGTATTGAATTGATTATTCTGAGGTCCTTTTAAATTCAGATTAAAACCTGAAATATCGAAGATTTCACTCTTGCTGACAGTACCGGAGGCTCCCGGTGGCGGAAGAACAGTCTCCAAAAACAGCGGATTGCCGTTATCATCAGTAGCTGCCGGAAGTGAATATTCAAAAAAGAGAGAGTCTGAAATTGTACTGCTCATTTCTACCGTAATCTGACCTTCCTTGATGCGAACAAAAGTAATTTCAGGGCCATCTAAATCATAAGTTGTTGACTCTTGAATATCAATCACAGTAAATAAAGTAGATGCATTTCCGGAAAAATAACTTCCATGTGCATACTTACCACCCTGCAGCAATGAATCCAGATTAAAGAAATAAGTCAATGATGTGTCAGGTATTTGCAATAAATCGTCCTGCAAATTAAAATTCAACACCTCCTCACTTACCACTATTCTTAACAGCCCGTCTGAATCTGTCTGAACGTATTCATCACCGGCAATTTCCCTGACACCCAATTCTGTAGAAAATACAGGTATTAGCCAGTCAGTATCCCATCCGCTTTTATCATCCGGTTTACAAGACAACAAAAAAAGGCTCAAAAAAAAGAATGTTAGTAATTGCTTAACCAATTAGTAATAATTTTAACCTTCTGAGTAAACTCTAAATACAGATATTTATTTGAAAAGCATCACTCAGAATTCTTACACAATTATAGAGAATTTTACATCGATTTAATTTTTTTAGCTTAAAAATATCTTTTTAGCAGTTTTTTTAGAATTTTGAAGTATCATGCAAAACATCAACACACTTTAACACTAAGTACATGTTTCAAAAACTTTGTTCCTTATTATTAATTATTTTTTCGGCTATTTGTCTGATAAAACCTTTATCTGCTGAAGAAATCAAGCAAACTATCAGAGGGGTGGTTATAGACAGTGAAAGTAATTTCCCGCTTTACGGAGCAACTGTAGCTGCTTATAATGCCGGTGGATTGCTGGTAAAAGGAGCCGGAACCGACGAAAAAGGAGCTTTTGCAATCCGTGATATACCGGTAGGTAGATATACTCTTGTTGTTAACTACCTGGGTTATAATGAACAACTCATTCCCAATGTAGTATTGATTTCAGCCAGAGAGACCATACTTGAAATACCACTTACAGCATCTGCTTTTGAAATGGATGAGGTTGAAGTCAGGTCTTCAGTGGGAGAATTTTCAGCAATTAATGAAATGACCACCTTAAGTGCCAGAGTTTTTGCTGTTGAAGAAGCAGAAAGATATGCCGGAAGCAGAGGAGACCCTGCCCGAATGGCTGCAAATTTTGCCGGAGTAGCCGGTGGAAATGACAATAGTAATGATATCGTCATCAGAGGAAATTCACCTTTGGGTGTTTTATGGCGATTGGAAAATGTAAACATTCCGAATCCTAATCATTTCGGGGTTTCCGGAAATACCGGTGGCCCGGTGACTATTTTGAATCAACGACTACTTTCGAACTCTGATTTTATAACCGGAGCCTTCCCTGCTGAATATGGAAATAGTATAGCCGGTGTTTTTGATTTAAGAATGAGAAACGGGAATAATCAAAATCATGAATTTTCAGGACAATTTGGGTTTTTAGGTACTGAGTTAATGGCTGAAGGACCTATTTCAAAGGGCAGTTCTTCTTATTTGGTAAACTACAGATACTCTACACTTGCAATTTTTCAAGCTTTGGGGATTAGCATTGGTACCGATGCAGTACCTCAATATCAGGACTTTTCCTTTCGATTAAACTTTCCATTTGAAAACAATTTAAATCTTTCAGTTTTCGGAATTGGCGGTTTGAGTGGAATTGATATCATCAACAGCGATATAAGCTCCCCGGAAGATATTGGTATTTATGGTGATGAAAATTTGGACGAACAATTTCGTTCCGGCATGGGAGTGACCGGGCTAAGATTAAGTGGTTCCCCAAGCATAAACACCTATTATACCGGGACTCTTTCTACTTCAGTTGAATATCAATCAAATGAACTCGAAACGATTTACAGGCGGCCGGATACAAATGTGATTATTGTAGATTCCATAAGTTTAAACAATGCATATCGTTTTATTCAACAAAAACATTCAGCTTCTTTTAATCTGAATCACAGGCTAAATTCAAGAAACCTCATAAGGACAGGCATTTACAACGATATCTATCAATATAATTTTACAGATAGCTTATTAAACCCAATTGAAAATAAATTTTACAACAGAGTAATGGCTGATGGAAGTTTTGCTTTAATTCAACCTTACCTTCAGTGGCAGTTTAAAATATTAGAAAATTTAACTTTAAATAGCGGTATACACGGACAGTTCCTTAGTCTAAATAATAGCTATGCCGTTGAACCGAGAGTAGGTCTCCGATGGCAGTTTAGAAGAGGTCAATCTCTGAATTTCGGTAGTGGGCTGCACAGCCAGATGTTACCTGCATATATTTATTTCGCAGACACAAATCCATTATCTGAAGAAACGAATATGCTCAATAAAGACATTGATTTTTTGAGGAGCCTGCATTTAGTAGCAGGATATGACAATCGAATTTCCCGATTTTTACGCATGCGTGTAGAGGCTTATTATCAGCACCTGTATAATGTGCCGGTTGAAAAAAGTCCAAGTGCCTATTCTGTTTTAAACCAGGGAGATGATTTAAATAGATTTTTTCCTGATGAATTAGAAAATACAGGCACAGGCAGAAACTATGGAGTGGAATTAACGGTAGAAAAGCTTTTTAACAGTAATTATTTTATCCTTTTTACGGGAACTCTTTTTGATTCAAAATACGAGGGGAGTGACGGAAATACTTACAATACAGTTTTTAACAGCAATTTTGTAATGAATCTCTTAGGAGGTTGGGAAAAAAGTGTAGGGACAAGGAATCGTTCAAATATTGGAATTTCAGGGGGAATTACTTTTGCCGGTGGGAAAAGACATACACCTTTAGATTTGGAGCTATCTGAACAAGCAGGAACTGCTGTCTTTATAGATTCTTTAACAAATAGCAGACAGTTTAGAAATTATTTCCGGGCGGATGTAAGATTTAACTACAGGATTAATACTGAAAGATTTACCCATGAGTTAGGCCTTGATCTGGTCAATGTTTTAAATAATAAAAATGTTTTCAGACAAAGCTATACCGGAGGGAATCCCCCTTTAAGAGAAGAATATCAGTTAGGGTTTTTACCGATTTTCTATTATAGAATTGATTTTTAAATCAACGGTAAATTAATCTGAATCTGTATGATGGTTTCATCAGCAGACAATAGGGGATGATTGTTAATTGATCTACCACTAAAACCTCAAGATTATGCATATTGCAAAATTCATCGGGAACTTCAAGCAACATGCCACTTCTGCTGATATCTAAGGTAATCAGTCCATCAAGATTTGTTATACCTTCCGGAAGTTTACTAAGGTGGTTCCTTCCAATAATAAGCGTTTGCAGATGAAATAAATCCTCAATACTCTCAGGTATTTCATTTAATTGATTATCCTGTAAATACAAATGCCTTAGATTTTCAAAGTCACCTATGCTCTCCGGCAATTTTGAGAGATTATTATGATTTAGCTTAAGTTCTTCTAAATAATCGAGCTGAGATATTTCTTCAGGTATTTCATTAAGGTGATTGAATTGCAGGGATAGCTCGCGAAGATTTTCCAAATCACCGATTTCAGGAGGCAGGCTTTTTAAATTATTTCTGCTTACTACTAACCTTTGCAAATTTTTTAAATTACCTATTTCAGGTGGAAGTGTTTCCAATTGATTTCTAAAAAGGACTAAGGTTTCAAGATTTACAAACAACCCTATATCACCCGGCAATTCTTTTATATTTTGTCGGCTAAGATTTAAATGAATTACATTTTCCGGATTTCTGAAAGCAGCATCCAGATTTCTGTGAGCTCTACATGAGTTAAGCAAAATACAAATGCAGATACAGGATAAAACTAAACCTATTCTTTTCATACTTTTGTAATAATAAAAAACTTTTATTAAACATTAATTACAAATTTAACATCTTTTTTCTTTATATTTAAGCCTTAGATAAAAAGGAATTAAAATTAATAAAGAAACAATAGATTTAAACTTTTCTACTATTAATAAGTTAACTGATTATAAAAAACAAAACTATGGTTATTGGAGAAGCACTCGTTCCTTTTAAATTAAAGGACATTAACGGAGAAATATGTGATAGCGAACAACTTAGCGGAAAGCTTTTATTGGTCATTTTTACGTGTAATCATTGTCCCTATGCAAGAGCTTATTTAAAAAGAATTTATGAATTAAATACGAATTTTAAGCCGAGAGGCATTTCTATAGTTGCTATCAACCCAAATGATGGTGAAAAATATCCGGATGATAGATTTGAAAAAATGCCTCCATTTGCGGAAGCTATGGGCTTAGAAAATTTATACCTTCATGATGAAACGCAAGAAGTAGCTAAATCATTTGGTGCGCAGCGTACGCCTGAGGTGTTTTTATTTGATAAACACCGGGTATTGCGATACAAAGGAGCAATAGATGACAGTTGGGAATATCCGGATAGGGTTAAAAGCAAGTATATTGAAAATGCCATTTATGCGCTGCTTAAAGGAAATGAAGTCAACCCACAGGAAACGCAGGCAGTAGGTTGCAGCATAAAGTGGAAGTAAATTTGATAGCATATTAAAATCAGCATCATTTTATTTACTTTTGCAGTATGGCAAAAGATTTCAAAGGCAAAGTAGTGATTATCACCGGTGCATCATCCGGTATTGGTGAGGCGCTTGCCAGATCCTTCAGTAAAACAGGTGCAAAAATTGTTTTGGCAGCCAGAAGTTTAGAAAAACTTAATGCATTACAAAAAGAACTTCATAATGAAAACCCTAACATCATAGTTGTAAAAACTGATGTGAGTGAAGAAGATGACTGTCAAAATCTAATAAACAGAGCACTTTCAGAATTTAACCATATAGACATACTAATAAATAATGCCGGCATTTCAATGCGAGCCTTATTTGAAGATTTAGATTTATCTATTCTCAAAAAATTAATGGATGTTAACTTTTGGGGAATGGTCTATTGTACAAAGTATGCACTCCCCCATTTATTAAAAAGTAAAGGTTCGGTAGTAGGAATTTCATCTATTGCCGGTTACAGGGGTTTACCGGCAAGAAGCGGATATTCTGCCTCTAAATTTGCCATGCAAGGGTTTTTAGAATCTTTACGAACTGAAAATTTATATAAAGGCCTGCATGTATTGACAGTCTGCCCGGGCTTTACTTCTTCAAACATACGCAATCAGGCACTTACAGCCGATGGTAGTTCTCAAAAAGAAACCCCTTTAGATGAGAAAAAAATTATGTCGGCAGAAGAAGTATCACAAAGAGTGCTGAAAGCTATTTTAAAAAGAAAAAAAATAATCATACTAACAACCTTAGGGAAGTTGACTGTTTTCTTAAACAAATGGTTTCCCGGATATATGGACAAACTTAGTTTTAATCACATGGCAAAAGAGAATGATTCCCCTTTAAAACACTCTTAATCTAAGTATTATATACAGTACACGCTAAAATTTCATTGTTAATAATTCATAGATTAATATTCTGAAAAATTCTGTAAATTGAACACTTTATCAAGATTTAAGGGGCTTTCGAAAGCTTTAAAAATTATAAAATTACCCGCTAAACCATTGAATATGTTTGATATAAATCAAATAATTAAGCAGAAATCCGTTGAAATGAAATCTGAACAATTGGTCTGTAAACCAATTATTTTGAGATTAACTAATAATTCAGATTTTGATGATTTCAAAAGAATTATTCAACAAAAAGAAGTAAAAGTCTCTGATAAAATAAATAATCAACTAAAAGAATTAATAAAAATACAGAACCCTCTTGTTAAATTAAATGAAGCTGAATATATAAAAAAAATTGAAGAACATTTAAATGGTATAAGTATTTATAAATATGGGGCTTGGGTATTTTATCCATGGCTAAACAAGATTGTTCACATTTTGGACATCGACGAGTTTATAGATTTAAGAACAAATAGAAATCAATACAAAATCACTCGAGAGGAAAGAGAAATTTTATCTAAGAAAAAGTACGGTATTTTAGGGCTGTCAGTTGGACAATCTGTTGCCGTTTCATTATCTATGGAACGAAGCTTTGGAGAGCTACGCATTGCAGATTTTGATACGCTTGATTTATCAAACCTCAATCGGATTCGTTCAGGAGTTCAGGATTTGGGTTTGTTAAAAACGGTTTCAACGGCAAGACAAATTGCAGAAATTGACCCCTATTTAAATATAAAATGCTTTCATGAGGGAATAAATGAAGAAAATATTGAAGCTTTTCTATTAGAAGGTGGGAAATTAGATATTTTAATAGATGAATGTGATGGCTTAGATTTAAAAATTATTGCCAGACAAGCAGCGAAAAGACACAAAATTCCTGTCATAATGGAAACAAGTGACAGAGGAATGATCGACATTGAGCGTTTTGATAATGAACCCGACAGGTCAATAATGCACGGTTTGATAAATCACCTGGATTTAAACCCAGCTAACCTTAAAAGCCTTACCAATGAAGAGAAAATTCCTTATATGTTACCAATGCTTGGCATTGATACAATGTCAACCGGTTTAAAAGCCTCAATGCTTGAAGTTGAACAAACAATTAGTACATGGCCACAATTAGCTTCGGATGTAATTCTTGGAGGTGCAATTTCAGCAAACGTGTGTCGCAGAATTGCACTTGGTAAATTTGATATATCCGGTAGGTTCTTTATTGATTTGAATGAAATTATACATTCAAACAGTCCTCATAAACATAATTTTAAACAAAAAAATGAATCAACTAAGCTAAAATCTGAGACTAATACTGATTTTCATATAAGTAGCTTTACTAAAAGTGATAATCAAAAATCATTAACTGAAGATGAGTTGAATTCAATAGTTGAGTCTGCTATTTCAGCTCCTTCCGGTGGAAATAGTCAACCTTGGAAATTTGTTTATGAAAATGATTTTTTGTATTTGTTTTTAGATAAATCAAGAGGAAGGTCCTTCTTAGATATTGACTATACCGGTTCCTATTTAAGCCTTGGAGCTGCTTCAGAAAATATTAAACTTTTTTGTTTAAATAATTCTATTGGTGTTAACATTAAACTTTTTCCTGATAAAGAAAATTTAGATTTAGTAGCGTTATTCAGTTTTTATGATAACCCTGAAGTAAAATCAGGTATTGAATTTGAAAAGAAAATAGCTAATCATATTTTCAAGAGACTTACAAACAGAAGAATAAGTACAAGAAATAAAA contains:
- a CDS encoding leucine-rich repeat domain-containing protein — protein: MKRIGLVLSCICICILLNSCRAHRNLDAAFRNPENVIHLNLSRQNIKELPGDIGLFVNLETLVLFRNQLETLPPEIGNLKNLQRLVVSRNNLKSLPPEIGDLENLRELSLQFNHLNEIPEEISQLDYLEELKLNHNNLSKLPESIGDFENLRHLYLQDNQLNEIPESIEDLFHLQTLIIGRNHLSKLPEGITNLDGLITLDISRSGMLLEVPDEFCNMHNLEVLVVDQLTIIPYCLLMKPSYRFRLIYR
- a CDS encoding Rv1355c family protein, giving the protein MFDINQIIKQKSVEMKSEQLVCKPIILRLTNNSDFDDFKRIIQQKEVKVSDKINNQLKELIKIQNPLVKLNEAEYIKKIEEHLNGISIYKYGAWVFYPWLNKIVHILDIDEFIDLRTNRNQYKITREEREILSKKKYGILGLSVGQSVAVSLSMERSFGELRIADFDTLDLSNLNRIRSGVQDLGLLKTVSTARQIAEIDPYLNIKCFHEGINEENIEAFLLEGGKLDILIDECDGLDLKIIARQAAKRHKIPVIMETSDRGMIDIERFDNEPDRSIMHGLINHLDLNPANLKSLTNEEKIPYMLPMLGIDTMSTGLKASMLEVEQTISTWPQLASDVILGGAISANVCRRIALGKFDISGRFFIDLNEIIHSNSPHKHNFKQKNESTKLKSETNTDFHISSFTKSDNQKSLTEDELNSIVESAISAPSGGNSQPWKFVYENDFLYLFLDKSRGRSFLDIDYTGSYLSLGAASENIKLFCLNNSIGVNIKLFPDKENLDLVALFSFYDNPEVKSGIEFEKKIANHIFKRLTNRRISTRNKISDKIISEIQLSVNNMTNINSIIISDENKMKDVASILSKTDRLLITNKNGHHGFINEIRWSDKEASETKDGIDIATIDLTAGEAAGFKIAKQWNVINTLNKWGGGSVFEKLSKKGIEAASAIGLVTTNNYSSSHYFNVGRAIERIWLTANANNVAFQPMTPITFLLHRLNYSNAEGLTNSNQLELKELETKLFDIFNLDKEHPVFLYRMLIADEPEIKSYRKPVNEVLITKR
- a CDS encoding thioredoxin family protein; translated protein: MVIGEALVPFKLKDINGEICDSEQLSGKLLLVIFTCNHCPYARAYLKRIYELNTNFKPRGISIVAINPNDGEKYPDDRFEKMPPFAEAMGLENLYLHDETQEVAKSFGAQRTPEVFLFDKHRVLRYKGAIDDSWEYPDRVKSKYIENAIYALLKGNEVNPQETQAVGCSIKWK
- a CDS encoding SDR family oxidoreductase codes for the protein MAKDFKGKVVIITGASSGIGEALARSFSKTGAKIVLAARSLEKLNALQKELHNENPNIIVVKTDVSEEDDCQNLINRALSEFNHIDILINNAGISMRALFEDLDLSILKKLMDVNFWGMVYCTKYALPHLLKSKGSVVGISSIAGYRGLPARSGYSASKFAMQGFLESLRTENLYKGLHVLTVCPGFTSSNIRNQALTADGSSQKETPLDEKKIMSAEEVSQRVLKAILKRKKIIILTTLGKLTVFLNKWFPGYMDKLSFNHMAKENDSPLKHS